Proteins from one Bradyrhizobium amphicarpaeae genomic window:
- a CDS encoding isochorismatase family protein: MLASIHDDPPILVCADLQVEYLTPGRRHVILDGDAVTSRCLELLTLWRGNLWPVMHLKRIAQAAWFNPASRLTDWIAATKPRPGELTFEHPLPSAYSSSRFVDYMSNIRTVRCILIGFSLDETILATVAEGFHRSHRYQVVADAVACRQPGTGDAAAYKHAVVNVIGNFATIQPSAELLGTSGAVAV, from the coding sequence ATGCTGGCTTCCATCCATGATGATCCGCCCATCCTGGTCTGCGCGGATCTCCAGGTCGAATATCTGACCCCCGGACGTCGCCACGTCATCCTCGACGGCGACGCCGTCACGTCGCGCTGTCTGGAACTCCTGACATTGTGGCGCGGCAATCTCTGGCCGGTGATGCACCTGAAGCGCATCGCGCAGGCGGCCTGGTTCAATCCGGCATCGAGGCTGACCGATTGGATCGCGGCGACCAAGCCGCGGCCGGGAGAGCTGACTTTCGAGCATCCGCTGCCGTCGGCCTACAGCTCGTCGCGGTTTGTGGACTACATGTCCAATATCCGCACTGTGCGCTGCATTCTGATCGGTTTTTCCCTGGATGAGACCATCCTGGCCACCGTCGCCGAGGGGTTTCACCGCAGTCACCGCTACCAAGTGGTCGCCGACGCGGTGGCTTGCCGGCAGCCCGGTACGGGCGATGCCGCCGCCTATAAGCATGCGGTAGTGAATGTCATCGGGAATTTTGCTACGATCCAGCCCAGCGCCGAACTGCTCGGAACCAGCGGCGCCGTTGCGGTGTAG
- the rnd gene encoding ribonuclease D: MDLITTTADLAAACSRLAKHPVITVDTEFLRETTYYPLLCVVQMASAEEAIVVDTLAAGIDLKPFFELMANEAVLKVFHAARQDIEIIWHQANIIPHPVFDTQVAAMVLGYGDSIAYDALVEKVTGHRPDKTHRFTDWSRRPLTKEQMHYAVSDVTHLRDVFAALDADLKKRRRSEWVSIEMEVLTSPRTYDFHPERAWERLKTRVRKPKDLAVLMEVAAWREQEAQSRDVPRGRVLRDEAISDIATHAPNTLEKLANLRSVPKGFEKSKWGADIVAAVTRGLARDPATLPKLEKPRNNNNGAAIVELLKVLLRMTAEKHAVASKVIATVDDLEEIAADDEADVPALRGWRRELFGDAALKLKRGELALAVEKGRVIGVQRA, encoded by the coding sequence ATGGATTTGATTACCACCACCGCTGACCTCGCGGCTGCCTGCAGCCGGCTGGCCAAGCACCCCGTCATCACCGTCGATACCGAGTTCCTGCGCGAGACCACCTACTACCCGCTGCTATGCGTGGTGCAGATGGCCAGCGCCGAGGAAGCCATTGTCGTCGATACCCTGGCCGCCGGCATCGACCTCAAGCCGTTCTTCGAGCTGATGGCCAACGAGGCCGTGCTGAAGGTGTTCCACGCCGCCCGCCAGGACATCGAGATCATCTGGCACCAGGCCAACATCATCCCGCACCCGGTGTTCGACACCCAGGTTGCCGCGATGGTGCTCGGTTACGGCGACAGTATCGCCTACGACGCCCTGGTCGAGAAGGTCACCGGCCACCGCCCCGACAAGACGCATCGCTTCACCGACTGGTCGCGCCGGCCGCTGACCAAGGAGCAGATGCATTACGCGGTGTCCGACGTCACGCACCTGCGCGACGTGTTTGCAGCGCTCGACGCCGATTTGAAGAAGCGCCGCCGCAGCGAATGGGTCTCGATCGAGATGGAGGTCCTGACCTCGCCCAGGACCTACGACTTCCACCCCGAGCGCGCCTGGGAGCGGCTGAAGACGCGGGTGCGCAAGCCGAAGGATCTCGCGGTGCTGATGGAGGTCGCGGCCTGGCGCGAACAGGAAGCGCAGAGCCGTGACGTACCGCGCGGCCGCGTGCTGCGCGACGAGGCCATCAGCGATATCGCCACCCATGCGCCGAACACGCTGGAGAAGCTCGCAAACTTGCGCTCGGTACCGAAGGGCTTCGAGAAGTCCAAATGGGGCGCGGACATCGTCGCCGCGGTCACGCGCGGACTGGCGCGCGATCCTGCCACGCTGCCGAAGCTGGAGAAGCCGCGCAACAACAATAACGGCGCCGCCATCGTCGAGCTGTTGAAGGTCCTGCTGCGCATGACCGCGGAGAAGCATGCGGTCGCCAGCAAGGTGATCGCAACCGTCGACGATCTCGAAGAGATCGCAGCCGACGACGAGGCCGACGTCCCCGCCTTGCGCGGCTGGCGCCGCGAGCTGTTCGGCGATGCCGCCCTGAAGCTCAAGCGCGGCGAGCTGGCGCTGGCGGTCGAGAAAGGCCGCGTGATCGGGGTTCAGCGGGCGTAG
- a CDS encoding aspartate aminotransferase family protein — protein sequence MSMLPNSQEARDVAYQLHSYTNARAHQQAGPLVIERGEGPYVFDASGKRYFEAMAGLWSVGLGFNEKRLVEAAHKQMLALPFYHTFSAKSHGPSIDLAEKLVALAPVPMSKVFFTNSGSEANDTVLKLIAYRSNSLGQPQRKKIISRMRGYHGVTIASASLTGLPNNHRSFDLPLPNILHTGSPHFYKDGAPGESEEAFATRRAEELEALIQKEGPETIAAFFGEPVMGAGGVVVPPATYWEKIQAVLKKYDILLVADEVICGFGRTGKMFGCETYGIKPDVMVVSKQITSSYFPLSAIIMNDRMFEPIADESNRIGVLGHGFTAGGHPVGSAIALENLKIIEERGLVAHAAELGAYMQGKLRELTSHPLVGEVRGVGMIAAIELVLDKGRKTAAATPGAVGGMASRMLQERGVISRNMLDAIAICPPLIVTKAQIDELVAAISGVLNDMKAEVAKLTPA from the coding sequence ATGTCCATGCTGCCCAATTCGCAAGAAGCCCGCGATGTGGCTTACCAGCTGCATTCCTACACCAACGCGCGCGCGCATCAGCAGGCCGGTCCGCTGGTGATCGAGCGCGGCGAGGGGCCCTACGTGTTCGACGCGTCGGGCAAGCGCTATTTCGAGGCGATGGCGGGCCTGTGGAGCGTCGGGCTCGGCTTCAACGAGAAGCGGCTGGTCGAGGCTGCGCACAAGCAGATGCTGGCGCTGCCGTTCTACCATACCTTCTCCGCCAAATCGCACGGGCCCTCGATCGACCTTGCCGAGAAGCTGGTCGCGCTCGCGCCGGTGCCGATGAGCAAGGTGTTCTTCACCAATTCCGGCTCGGAAGCCAATGACACCGTCCTCAAGCTGATCGCCTACCGCTCCAATTCGCTCGGCCAGCCGCAGCGCAAGAAGATCATCAGCCGCATGCGCGGCTATCACGGCGTCACAATTGCCTCGGCAAGCCTCACCGGCCTGCCGAACAACCACCGCTCGTTCGACCTGCCGCTGCCGAACATCCTGCACACGGGCTCGCCGCATTTCTACAAGGACGGCGCCCCCGGGGAGAGCGAGGAGGCCTTTGCGACCCGACGGGCCGAGGAACTCGAAGCGCTGATCCAGAAGGAGGGGCCTGAGACGATCGCGGCCTTCTTCGGAGAGCCCGTGATGGGCGCGGGCGGCGTCGTCGTGCCGCCGGCGACCTATTGGGAGAAGATCCAGGCGGTCCTGAAGAAGTACGACATCCTGCTGGTCGCCGACGAGGTGATCTGCGGCTTCGGCCGCACCGGCAAGATGTTCGGCTGCGAGACCTACGGCATCAAGCCGGACGTGATGGTCGTCTCCAAGCAGATCACGTCGAGCTATTTCCCGCTGTCGGCGATCATCATGAACGACCGCATGTTCGAGCCGATCGCGGACGAGAGCAACAGGATCGGCGTGCTCGGTCACGGCTTCACCGCGGGCGGCCATCCGGTCGGCTCGGCGATCGCGCTCGAAAACCTCAAGATCATCGAGGAGCGTGGCCTGGTCGCGCATGCCGCCGAGCTTGGTGCCTACATGCAGGGCAAGCTGCGCGAGCTCACCAGCCATCCGCTGGTCGGCGAGGTCCGCGGCGTCGGCATGATCGCGGCGATCGAGCTCGTGCTCGACAAGGGGCGCAAGACCGCCGCAGCGACACCCGGTGCGGTCGGCGGCATGGCCAGCCGCATGCTCCAGGAACGCGGCGTGATCTCGCGCAACATGCTGGACGCCATCGCCATCTGCCCGCCGCTGATCGTCACCAAGGCCCAGATCGACGAGCTCGTCGCGGCGATCTCGGGCGTGCTGAATGACATGAAGGCGGAAGTCGCCAAGCTGACGCCGGCGTAG
- a CDS encoding GNAT family N-acetyltransferase yields MHGTRIPLAKPSSRAITVRLARDPNDLMLVTAIRSAVYLAEQDCPFEEEFDGNDMVAAHFIGFVGNEPAGCLRVRFFGDFAKVERLAVRHQYRRSRVSFKLVQASVDYVKRKGFRKIYGQAQDRLVDFWAHFGAKPLGHNRKVTFSDFSYTEMLLEIEPGPDAITLDSDPYVIIRPEGDWDRPGVLDASAGRAVTSPLRDLALADR; encoded by the coding sequence ATGCACGGTACTAGGATTCCGCTCGCCAAGCCCAGTTCTCGCGCCATCACCGTCCGCCTTGCGCGTGATCCGAACGATCTCATGCTGGTCACCGCCATTCGCTCGGCGGTCTATCTCGCCGAGCAGGATTGTCCGTTCGAGGAGGAGTTCGACGGCAACGACATGGTCGCGGCGCATTTCATCGGTTTCGTCGGCAACGAGCCCGCAGGCTGCCTGCGCGTGCGCTTCTTCGGCGATTTCGCCAAGGTGGAGCGGCTCGCGGTGCGTCACCAATACCGGCGTTCGCGCGTCTCGTTCAAGCTGGTGCAGGCCAGCGTCGACTACGTGAAGCGCAAGGGCTTTCGCAAGATCTATGGCCAGGCACAGGACCGGCTGGTCGATTTCTGGGCCCATTTCGGCGCCAAGCCGCTTGGCCACAATCGCAAGGTCACCTTCTCGGACTTTTCCTACACGGAAATGCTGCTGGAGATCGAGCCGGGCCCGGACGCGATCACGCTGGACAGCGATCCCTACGTGATCATCCGTCCCGAGGGCGATTGGGACCGGCCGGGCGTGCTCGACGCCTCGGCGGGGCGGGCCGTGACCTCACCGCTGCGGGACCTCGCGCTCGCCGACCGTTGA